From one Rhopalosiphum padi isolate XX-2018 chromosome 2, ASM2088224v1, whole genome shotgun sequence genomic stretch:
- the LOC132921166 gene encoding cuticle protein 7-like — protein sequence MAVKMIIFAACVATALAQYAAPAYPAKHAYAQAEHAYAPTPYNFEYSVNDPHTYDVHSQSEYSDGNGYVKGTYSLLEADGSTRVVEYTADDHSGFNAVVKNEGGYKAPSYSAPAYKPAYSAPAYSAPAYSAPAYKPAY from the exons atggcCGTTaag ATGATCATTTTTGCCGCCTGCGTGGCCACCGCACTTGCCCAATACGCCGCCCCAGCATATCCAGCGAAACACGCTTACGCTCAAGCTGAACACGCGTACGCCCCAACTCCGTACAACTTCGAGTACAGCGTAAACGACCCACACACATACGACGTGCACAGCCAATCCGAGTACAGCGACGGCAACGGTTACGTCAAGGGAACTTACAGCCTTTTGGAAGCCGACGGTTCCACCCGCGTCGTCGAATACACCGCCGATGACCACAGCGGTTTCAACGCCGTTGTCAAGAACGAAGGTGGATACAAAGCTCCATCATACTCCGCACCAGCCTACAAGCCAGCTTACTCCGCACCAGCTTACTCTGCGCCAGCATACTCCGCACCTGCCTACAAGCCGGCATACTAA
- the LOC132921145 gene encoding cuticle protein 7-like → MSAKLIIFAACAVATALAVYKEPSYPSYPAAPAYPAPAYPAAPAYPAPAYPAAPAYPAPAYPAAPAYPAAPAYPAAPAYKPAPYSAPKPYAPEPAYSAPSPYNFDYSVHDTYTGDIKSQNEYADANGYVKGSYSLVEPDGSKRTVEYTADDYNGFNAEVKKEGGYPAPAAYSAPAPAYKPAPAPYKPAY, encoded by the exons ATGTCCGCCAAA ttgatCATCTTCGCGGCTTGCGCCGTAGCCACCGCCCTGGCTGTCTACAAGGAACCTTCCTACCCATCTTACCCAGCTGCCCCAGCTTACCCAGCCCCAGCCTACCCGGCCGCCCCAGCTTACCCAGCACCAGCCTACCCAGCTGCCCCAGCATACCCAGCACCAGCCTACCCAGCTGCCCCAGCTTACCCAGCTGCACCAGCCTACCCAGCTGCACCGGCCTACAAGCCAGCCCCGTACTCCGCCCCCAAGCCGTACGCCCCAGAACCAGCCTACTCCGCCCCGTCACCGTACAACTTCGACTACAGCGTACACGACACCTACACCGGTGACATCAAAAGCCAAAACGAATACGCCGACGCCAACGGTTACGTCAAGGGCTCCTACAGCCTTGTAGAACCCGACGGCAGCAAGCGCACCGTGGAATACACCGCCGACGACTACAACGGTTTCAACGCTGAAGTCAAGAAGGAAGGTGGATACCCAGCACCAGCCGCTTACTCCGCACCGGCCCCGGCCTACAAGCCCGCCCCAGCCCCATACAAGCCCGCGTACTAA